A part of Aegilops tauschii subsp. strangulata cultivar AL8/78 chromosome 2, Aet v6.0, whole genome shotgun sequence genomic DNA contains:
- the LOC109736312 gene encoding uncharacterized protein, protein MSSSPMHRKRPSAVRARGSKRPRRTAAAAASDASGWASLHADLVRLVGWRVLAGDIRDYVRFRAVCPHWRSSSFSPRGRGVVDPRFYPRRWMMLPEGHGLYPGHGRLRGYIRFFNLSTGVIVRCLLPLFKNHCVLDSVDGLLLLQRDEDTAIRLLHPFTGDIADLPPLATLLRLPGASLTINEMARAYFRNIGATSVSVRADGVITVMIVIYNISMLAFATSNSKDRQWNVPNWKLPPIGRLISSQGKLYMMDSPTFDTVVHGDTQIFQISPPEHEGMGSGSSPMPSKKLIATCPAGKMPAPQYLAQCDSEILVIGYKDGFFTHPLVYRLSDLVLDRIVPVTSIEGNVLFIAERILSVGRSALPNLAGDSIGNAFELFLAAFELEYPVHSIPDAVSK, encoded by the coding sequence ATGTCGTCATCACCGATGCACCGGAAGCGCCCATCCGCCGTGCGTGCGCGCGGCAGCAAGCGCCCTCGAcgcacagccgccgccgccgcctcggacGCGTCTGGGTGGGCGTCTCTGCACGCAGATTTAGTTCGTCTGGTCGGGTGGAGGGTGCTGGCCGGCGACATCCGGGACTACGTCCGATTCCGCGCCGTCTGCCCCCACTGGCGGTCAAGCTCGTTCTCCCCGCGCGGCCGCGGCGTCGTCGACCCGCGGTTCTACCCGCGCAGGTGGATGATGCTGCCCGAGGGCCACGGCCTGTACCCTGGCCACGGCAGGCTGCGCGGGTACATCCGCTTCTTCAACCTCTCCACCGGCGTCATCGTCCGCTGCCTGCTCCCGCTTTTCAAGAACCACTGCGTCCTCGACTCCGTCGACGGTCTCCTCCTCCTGCAACGGGACGAAGACACGGCCATCCGTCTCCTTCACCCCTTCACCGGCGACATTGCAGACCTCCCGCCGCTCGCGACCCTCCTACGTCTTCCCGGAGCCAGCTTGACCATCAACGAAATGGCCCGGGCGTATTTTAGAAACATCGGTGCCACCTCCGTTAGTGTTAGGGCAGATGGGGTCATCACTGTCATGATTGTAATTTATAACATATCCATGTTAGCCTTTGCTACCTCCAACTCCAAGGACCGTCAATGGAATGTTCCAAACTGGAAGCTCCCACCAATTGGGAGGCTAATATCATCCCAAGGCAAGCTATACATGATGGACAGTCCCACATTTGACACCGTTGTTCATGGTGACACTCAGATTTTCCAGATCAGCCCGCCCGAGCACGAGGGGATGGGATCGGGTTCGTCTCCGATGCCATCAAAGAAGTTGATTGCCACATGCCCGGCCGGCAAAATGCCTGCCCCTCAATACCTGGCACAATGTGACTCGGAGATCCTCGTGATTGGGTATAAGGACGGATTCTTTACACACCCCTTGGTTTACAGACTCTCCGACCTTGTTCTTGACAGGATCGTCCCGGTAACTAGTATCGAAGGCAATGTTCTATTCATTGCTGAAAGGATTCTGAGTGTGGGCCGTAGTGCCTTGCCGAACCTTGCTGGTGACTCCATT